In Bombus fervidus isolate BK054 chromosome 13, iyBomFerv1, whole genome shotgun sequence, a single genomic region encodes these proteins:
- the Tk gene encoding tachykinin: protein MIIPSTFLLMVSVTFAIAEESMSENVLSDKRAVMGFQGMRGKKNFDSLDPEDFGILKRAIMGFQGMRGKKNSIIADVENQLFPEETNKRAPMGFQGMRGKKASLDDEYYKRAPMGFQGMRGKKSLEEILDEIKKTTTRFQDPRSKDMYVIGYPEDYGKRILSMEGYPNIFDKEGEFLWEKRAPMGFHGMRGKKLILDPWQDLDKQDVMGFQGLQHRKDMFDDYLDYSMNPSDYEKRAADFQDIESGSDSFKRARMGFHGMRGKRNVGEIYESNSSPTQTTIGYQGLSNQPNNLAVYEIEKRSPFRYLGVRGKKNPRWEFRGKFVGVRGKKASSLQSVY from the exons ATGATCATCCCTTCGACGTTTTTGTTAATGGTATCCGTCACATTCGCGATCGCCGAAGAATCTATGTCAGAAAATGTTCTCTCTGACAAACGTGCCGTTATGGGATTTCAAGGAATGCGCgggaaaaagaattttgaCTCTTTGGATCCGGAGGACTTTGGAATTTTGAAACGTGCGATCATGGGCTTCCAG GGAATGCGTGGAAAGAAAAACTCGATAATCGCTGACGTTGAAAATCAACTTTTCCCCGAGGAGACTAATAAGCGTGCGCCAATGGGTTTTCAAGGCATGAGAGGCAAGAAAGCTTCGTTAGATGACGAATATTACAAACGTGCGCCGATGGGATTTCAGGGAATGAGAGGCAAGAAATCTCTCGAGGAG ATCttagatgaaattaaaaagactACCACGAGATTCCAAGATCCAAGAAGCAAAGACATGTACGTGATTGGTTATCCAGAAGATTATGGAAAGAGAATATTATCGATGGAAGGATATCcaaatattttcgataagGAAGGTGAATTCTTGTGGGAGAAGAGAGCTCCGATGGGATTCCACGGGATGAGAggcaaaaaattaattcttgaCCCGTGGCAAGATCTTGATAAACAAGACGTTATGGGGTTTCAG GGGCTGCAACATAGGAAGGATATGTTCGATGATTATTTAGATTATTCGATGAATCCGTCGGATTACGAGAAAAGGGCTGCGGATTTTCAAGATATAGAAAGCGGTAGCGATTCGTTTAAAAGAGCTCGCATGGGTTTTCATGGAATGAGAGGTAAAAGGAACGTTGGGGAGATTTACGAATCTAATTCGAGCCCTACGCAAACGACGATCGGTTATCAag GTTTAAGCAACCAGCCAAACAATCTCGCTGTGTACGAAATTGAAAAGCGATCACCCTTCAGATATCTCGGAGTCAGAGGAAAGAAGAATCCACGATGGGAATTCCGAGGAAAATTCGTAGGGGTGAGAGGCAAAAAAGCGTCGTCTTTGCAATCTGTCTATTAA